In Malus sylvestris chromosome 15, drMalSylv7.2, whole genome shotgun sequence, a single genomic region encodes these proteins:
- the LOC126605161 gene encoding uncharacterized protein LOC126605161 has product MGGKRTKESISSRWKILSHSFTTWRDALTQASNNVRSGANYADEQLQAQAWYGTKIKSRNKLFTRWECWNIVKDCPKFKVVHVGPEVCMNSIPVHSTFVHSTPPHSTPDHGSHVDEEDGEEVPETPIPEQASGSTRYPIRPLGKKASKRKGSASKNDYGKYMQELARQGELTLARELAKYEADKAREEVKAAAIQQAFEAEQRERELLRQERELLREERIAQRDRDIMNTRLEGMSPNSKYFWQSEKADVVQRRRAREARSRQDGPSTTRQDDPSTTDWLSGEE; this is encoded by the exons atgggtgggaaaagaaccaaagaatcgatatctagtcgttggaaaatacttagCCATTCCTTTACTACGTGGAGAGATGCCTTGACacaagctagtaataatgttcgaagtggggcaaattatgcggatgag caacttcaagcacaagcatggtatggtaccaaaatcaaatcaagaaacaaattattcacccggtgggaatgttggaatattgttaaagattgtcctaaattcaaagttgtacatgttggtccagaagtatgcATGAACAGCATCCCTGTACACAGCACCTTTGTACACAGCACCCCTCCacactctacacccgatcatggctcccatgttgatgaagaagatggagaagaagtgcctgaaacgcccattcctgaacaagcgtcggggtcgacccgttatccaattaggcctctaggtaagaaggcttcaaagaggaaagggagtgcttccaagaatgattatggaaagtacatgcaagaacttgctcgtcaaggtgaattgacgttggcgcgggaattggcgaaatatgaggctgacaaggctagagaAGAGGTAAAAGCTGCAGCTATTCAACAAGCATTTGAAGCTGAACAGAGggaaagagagctacttaggcaagaaagggagttgcttagagaagaaagaattgcacaacgagatcgtgacattatgaacacgcgtttagaagggatgtctccaaattctaaatatttttggcagtcggagaaagcggatgtggtgcaaaggaggcgtgcaagagaagcgagatcaagacaagatggtcctagcacaacaagacaagatgatcctagcaccacagatTGGTTAAGTGGTGAggaatag